In a genomic window of Shouchella clausii:
- a CDS encoding extracellular solute-binding protein — MASWKQMCAAFSVGVSLVAIAGCGAENESASSEGEKPSAEEGPFKFTIMANLHTAEVPEKEVQHLLEEATNTELDIQWVPDSNYEERLNTAFATGTLPQAVYMKNQTTYDQFKDAIRDGQFWEIGPYLDEYENLKKLKPEVVENTMVDGKVYALYQGRPLARSGIIYRKDWADNLGLEAPTTIEEFAEMARAFTEDDPDGNGRDDTIGLTDRNDLVYGAFKTVASWHGTPNGWGEKDGELLPEFMFDEYIDTLDFFKELHENGYMNKDFPVTSKPDQQALLKNGTAGIYVGSMGDVLTLYSEASQINPDLEFDVHNYVEGPDGEYNIWAIPGYGNLVIFPKSAVQTEEELKSILSFYDQLMEPENANLIYWGIEDEHYTIEDGKAVAIEDTQRTEREVKPYQSIEIGEAETNGRYLGQSHYPVKLKADELEIDNESYLVHDPTTTLHSPTAQTHGERLQQIINDATYQYILGQTDLAGFEQAVETWRSQGGDDMISEYNESYNQQ, encoded by the coding sequence ATGGCAAGTTGGAAACAAATGTGTGCAGCATTTAGCGTTGGCGTTAGTTTAGTAGCAATCGCAGGATGCGGTGCCGAAAATGAAAGCGCTTCCTCTGAAGGAGAAAAGCCTTCTGCTGAAGAAGGCCCGTTTAAATTTACAATTATGGCTAATTTGCATACAGCAGAAGTGCCAGAAAAAGAAGTCCAACATTTATTGGAAGAGGCGACAAACACAGAGCTCGACATTCAATGGGTGCCAGACAGCAATTATGAAGAACGGTTAAATACCGCGTTTGCGACAGGGACGTTGCCCCAAGCTGTTTATATGAAAAACCAAACAACCTATGACCAGTTTAAAGATGCGATCCGCGATGGACAATTTTGGGAAATTGGCCCTTATTTAGATGAATACGAGAACTTGAAAAAACTAAAGCCGGAAGTCGTGGAAAATACAATGGTTGATGGAAAAGTATATGCGCTCTACCAAGGCCGTCCGTTAGCGCGTTCAGGCATCATCTATCGCAAAGACTGGGCTGACAACCTTGGGCTAGAGGCGCCAACAACGATTGAAGAGTTCGCAGAAATGGCGCGCGCTTTTACAGAAGACGACCCTGATGGAAACGGCCGCGACGACACGATTGGCTTAACAGACCGGAACGACCTCGTTTATGGGGCCTTTAAAACAGTCGCGTCGTGGCATGGGACGCCAAATGGATGGGGCGAAAAAGACGGCGAGCTTTTGCCAGAATTTATGTTTGATGAGTATATCGATACGTTAGACTTTTTTAAAGAACTTCATGAAAACGGATACATGAACAAAGACTTTCCAGTTACAAGCAAGCCAGACCAACAAGCGCTCTTAAAAAATGGAACAGCGGGCATCTATGTAGGCTCGATGGGCGACGTATTGACGCTGTATTCAGAAGCGTCGCAAATCAATCCTGATTTAGAATTTGATGTCCATAACTATGTCGAAGGGCCAGATGGCGAATACAACATTTGGGCGATTCCTGGTTACGGCAATTTGGTGATATTCCCGAAATCAGCCGTACAAACGGAAGAAGAGTTAAAAAGCATTCTATCTTTCTATGACCAGCTCATGGAGCCGGAGAACGCAAACTTAATTTACTGGGGCATCGAAGACGAGCACTACACTATTGAAGACGGCAAAGCCGTTGCGATTGAAGATACGCAACGGACGGAGCGCGAAGTCAAACCGTACCAATCGATTGAAATCGGCGAAGCTGAAACAAATGGCCGCTACTTAGGGCAAAGCCATTATCCAGTCAAATTAAAGGCCGATGAACTCGAAATTGATAACGAGTCTTATTTGGTTCACGACCCGACAACGACGCTTCATTCGCCAACGGCGCAAACACATGGCGAACGTTTGCAGCAAATTATTAACGATGCAACGTACCAGTATATCCTTGGACAAACCGACCTCGCTGGCTTTGAGCAAGCAGTTGAAACGTGGAGAAGCCAAGGCGGCGATGACATGATCAGCGAGTACAACGAGTCATACAACCAGCAATAA
- a CDS encoding ABC transporter permease — protein sequence MDSPIMANKKWTRTKAERRQELWRKIKKNKWIYLMIAPGLLYFFVYKYIPMYGLIIAFQDYKPYLGITGSEWVGLDHFRRLFADPDFWMIFKNTLVLFALQVCISFPVPIILALMLNELRSRAYQRSIQTMIYIPHFMSWVVIVSISYVMLTLDGGIVNNILRALQFDQINFLLNPEWFRPMYILQIIWREAGWGTIIFLAAIAAVDPQLYEAAKMDGANRFRQMWHITLPAIRSVIIVLLILKIGDVLELGFEHVYLLLNASNREVAEIFDTYVYTAGLRQGQFSYSTAVGFFKGVVGLILVVMANWLAKRYGEEGIY from the coding sequence ATGGACAGCCCGATAATGGCAAATAAAAAATGGACCCGGACAAAAGCAGAAAGGCGCCAGGAACTATGGCGCAAAATCAAAAAGAACAAATGGATTTACTTAATGATTGCACCGGGTCTTCTCTATTTTTTTGTCTATAAATATATTCCCATGTATGGATTAATCATTGCGTTTCAAGATTATAAACCGTATCTCGGCATCACTGGAAGCGAGTGGGTCGGATTGGACCATTTCCGCCGGCTGTTTGCCGATCCCGACTTTTGGATGATCTTTAAAAATACGCTCGTTCTCTTTGCGTTGCAAGTGTGTATTTCGTTTCCAGTGCCAATTATACTGGCGCTCATGCTCAATGAATTGCGGAGCCGCGCGTACCAACGCAGCATTCAGACGATGATTTACATTCCCCATTTTATGTCGTGGGTCGTCATCGTTTCAATCAGCTATGTCATGCTGACGCTTGATGGCGGGATTGTGAACAACATTTTGCGAGCGCTCCAGTTTGACCAAATCAATTTCTTGCTCAACCCTGAATGGTTTCGGCCAATGTACATTTTGCAAATTATTTGGCGCGAGGCTGGCTGGGGCACAATCATTTTCTTAGCAGCAATTGCCGCAGTCGATCCCCAGTTATACGAGGCGGCAAAAATGGATGGCGCCAACCGTTTCCGGCAAATGTGGCATATTACGCTGCCAGCGATCCGCAGTGTCATCATCGTCTTGCTTATTTTGAAAATCGGCGATGTGCTTGAATTAGGATTTGAACATGTCTATTTGCTATTAAATGCGTCCAACCGCGAAGTGGCGGAAATTTTCGACACTTATGTTTATACAGCCGGATTGAGGCAAGGCCAATTTAGCTACAGTACCGCCGTTGGCTTTTTTAAAGGGGTTGTTGGCTTAATTCTTGTCGTGATGGCCAACTGGCTGGCGAAGAGATACGGAGAAGAAGGAATTTACTAG
- a CDS encoding AraC family transcriptional regulator — MDRLAISVRSRSIYVHYNCKIKPPFDMNHYHLHNDFEFHWLEEGERLFMSKNGSILLKKHTLLIISPHFIHRMKAAPVPEHARYVVNFQPAILSNDLKKLAKPLLSPAFTVLQIPQKRADGFNQLFMQLLKEYNSPATKESLLYQQSLLSQLLIESKRALDFTLHMEQQPLPALSEQTRVASQLIQHIERHYQERLDLNRLASHVHLSPSYVSRLFKHVTGTRLSEYIQKVRIAEACKLLGESSLPVKVVCQRVGFASLEHFHRVFKRIMAVSPIQYRHSYLHKNRQPLGGK; from the coding sequence ATGGACCGATTGGCCATTTCCGTCCGAAGCCGCTCTATTTATGTACATTACAACTGCAAGATAAAACCGCCGTTTGATATGAACCATTACCATCTCCATAACGATTTTGAGTTTCATTGGCTGGAAGAAGGCGAGCGTCTGTTCATGTCCAAAAACGGCTCGATCTTGTTAAAGAAGCACACACTATTAATTATTTCACCCCACTTCATCCATAGAATGAAAGCCGCTCCTGTACCTGAACATGCCCGTTATGTCGTTAATTTCCAACCAGCGATTCTCTCAAACGATTTAAAAAAACTGGCTAAACCGCTGCTGTCCCCTGCTTTTACCGTTTTGCAAATTCCGCAAAAGCGGGCAGATGGGTTTAATCAGCTTTTTATGCAGCTTCTTAAAGAGTACAACAGTCCTGCTACGAAGGAAAGCCTTCTTTATCAGCAATCGCTGCTGTCACAGCTGTTAATTGAAAGCAAGCGGGCGCTTGATTTTACGCTGCACATGGAGCAACAGCCGTTGCCAGCCCTTTCCGAACAAACACGCGTGGCATCACAGCTAATTCAGCACATTGAACGGCATTATCAGGAGCGGTTGGACCTTAATCGGCTTGCCTCTCATGTCCACTTAAGCCCTTCATACGTAAGTCGGCTATTCAAACATGTTACAGGCACTCGTTTAAGCGAGTACATTCAAAAAGTCCGCATTGCAGAGGCTTGCAAACTGTTGGGAGAGTCGAGTTTGCCTGTTAAAGTCGTCTGCCAGAGAGTCGGCTTTGCCAGCCTCGAACATTTTCATCGCGTCTTTAAACGTATAATGGCGGTGTCGCCGATTCAATACCGTCATTCCTATTTGCACAAAAATAGGCAACCTTTAGGTGGCAAATAA
- a CDS encoding helix-turn-helix domain-containing protein: MQRSMWMKLLLYGGLLSTIPVIVVGVFAYIQSTNQAEQRVENEKLQLMRQVQANIETVLTTVHHSLNNTIESPTMEAAIRTPLDGEDFLVYRDLRTELSKLQSFDTKVEETIVLNKDQNWLATNQGIRRLDSHVDYERYMTFFDLPYDTTWKLIANDSFTEPIIRRNCPYSLSLIKKLPARASEKFGLVFANIPMCTIQEMIGGDEVDDELMILDEHNRIIVHSDEEAVGKTLAELGFSEPVWTTEAAGQFTVDRDQEPFAITYSSSTFAGWKYVSVTPMDELMAETKSIGWFTFYVVLAIILLSALVVWLFSRKLYLPVQKLVAAVTQKENGMPTGKRRTEFQVIEDTLQELFSSKSMLEQELSIHAKQSMTLFLMRLYQGHFSEAERQERLKLYGLDSRMAKWNSYSLLVVHYEHPQKEEDQQEMDLLTFAMLNVAEDTIPEEYRLPAVWVDQLLVLFIGLETDSQEQGKSVIYQWSERLKSFMHHYLETDVSIGISAPFTDMAQTSTAFKEAKEALTHRLKFVDNVIINYESIQAKEKSSMFQYPEHLEEELLLALRLADEKQAYDLFNHLLAEVSEGAHHLGEVRVSFMRLLNRMLQLYQESGLRHDQGVLLPEGTLYQECLKVRSQEQMKNWFVSRLIDPLLSAFKQVSESQFQHLSEKMIDYIHQHYHQAVTLEQCAADLHYNANYLSSVFKEGTAMTFSEYLAQYRLKKAKEWLAKTSEPVKTIAEKLGYNNSQNFIRSFKKMTGMTPGQYRQQKQLK, translated from the coding sequence TTGCAGCGTAGCATGTGGATGAAATTGCTGCTATATGGTGGCCTGCTAAGCACCATACCGGTTATTGTCGTTGGCGTGTTTGCTTATATCCAGTCAACGAACCAGGCCGAACAAAGGGTTGAAAATGAAAAATTGCAATTGATGAGGCAAGTCCAGGCAAATATTGAAACGGTGCTGACAACCGTCCACCATTCTTTAAATAATACGATTGAGTCGCCGACGATGGAAGCGGCCATTCGCACGCCTTTGGATGGCGAGGATTTTCTCGTTTATCGAGATTTGCGGACGGAGCTTAGCAAACTGCAATCATTTGATACAAAAGTAGAGGAAACGATTGTGTTAAACAAAGACCAGAATTGGCTTGCCACCAATCAGGGCATTCGGCGCCTGGACAGCCACGTAGACTATGAACGCTATATGACTTTTTTTGATTTGCCGTATGATACGACGTGGAAATTGATAGCCAATGATTCTTTTACAGAGCCGATCATACGGCGGAATTGTCCGTATAGTCTCAGTCTTATAAAAAAATTGCCAGCGCGTGCTAGTGAGAAATTTGGGCTTGTCTTTGCCAATATTCCGATGTGCACGATCCAAGAAATGATCGGCGGAGATGAAGTGGACGATGAGTTGATGATTTTAGATGAACATAACCGTATCATTGTCCACTCTGATGAGGAGGCAGTCGGAAAAACATTAGCTGAATTAGGCTTTTCAGAACCAGTGTGGACAACGGAGGCAGCTGGCCAGTTTACGGTTGACCGAGATCAAGAGCCATTTGCTATTACCTATTCATCTTCTACATTTGCTGGTTGGAAATATGTCTCGGTTACACCAATGGACGAATTAATGGCTGAAACAAAAAGCATTGGCTGGTTTACGTTTTACGTTGTGCTTGCGATCATTTTGCTGTCAGCACTCGTTGTATGGCTGTTCTCACGCAAATTGTATTTGCCTGTGCAAAAGCTTGTTGCCGCAGTTACGCAAAAGGAGAACGGCATGCCAACTGGAAAAAGACGGACGGAGTTCCAAGTCATTGAAGATACGCTGCAAGAGCTTTTCTCATCAAAGTCGATGCTGGAACAAGAACTAAGCATCCATGCGAAACAGTCGATGACGCTATTTTTAATGCGTTTGTACCAAGGCCATTTCTCGGAAGCAGAAAGGCAAGAACGGCTCAAACTTTATGGGCTCGACAGCCGAATGGCAAAGTGGAATTCCTATAGTTTGCTCGTTGTCCATTACGAGCATCCTCAAAAAGAAGAAGACCAACAGGAAATGGATTTGCTTACGTTTGCGATGCTCAATGTCGCTGAAGACACCATTCCCGAAGAATACCGTCTTCCCGCTGTGTGGGTCGACCAGTTGCTTGTCCTGTTTATTGGCTTAGAAACAGATAGCCAAGAACAAGGGAAGTCAGTCATTTACCAATGGAGCGAACGGCTTAAATCATTTATGCATCATTACTTAGAGACCGATGTCAGCATTGGCATTAGCGCCCCATTTACAGACATGGCCCAGACGAGCACCGCCTTTAAAGAAGCAAAAGAAGCACTCACCCATCGGCTTAAATTTGTCGATAACGTCATTATTAATTATGAAAGCATCCAAGCGAAAGAAAAGTCGAGTATGTTCCAGTACCCTGAACACTTGGAAGAAGAATTGTTGCTAGCGCTCCGTCTTGCCGATGAAAAACAAGCTTATGACTTGTTTAACCACTTGCTGGCAGAGGTTAGCGAAGGAGCCCATCATCTCGGTGAAGTCCGCGTTTCCTTTATGCGGTTGCTCAACCGAATGCTGCAACTATACCAAGAAAGCGGATTGCGCCACGATCAAGGCGTGCTCTTGCCAGAAGGCACCCTTTATCAAGAGTGCTTAAAGGTCCGTAGCCAAGAACAAATGAAAAACTGGTTTGTCAGTCGCCTGATTGACCCATTGTTATCAGCCTTCAAACAAGTGAGCGAATCTCAGTTCCAACACTTGTCAGAAAAAATGATCGACTATATCCACCAGCATTACCACCAAGCGGTAACGCTTGAACAATGCGCAGCTGACTTGCATTACAATGCCAATTACTTGAGCAGCGTCTTTAAGGAAGGCACGGCAATGACGTTTAGTGAATATTTGGCCCAATATCGCTTGAAAAAAGCAAAGGAATGGTTGGCGAAGACATCAGAACCAGTCAAAACGATTGCCGAAAAGCTTGGTTACAACAACTCGCAAAACTTTATCCGCTCGTTCAAAAAAATGACTGGAATGACGCCAGGCCAATACAGGCAACAAAAACAATTAAAATGA
- the pelA gene encoding pectate lyase, with translation MKALKRMSKLAISGLCAGFFVMLASTTAAAEEATVSNETIIKQANHLLTWQMDHGGWSKDMPQMYTRDWNGREAKSVWTSNGQELGTIDNDATVDEIRVVAEAYQLTKDERFKASVHNGIDFLYKLQYPSGGFRQVYPQRGSDPSSSVWYSNYVTFNDHAMVNVLRLLEDARQGKAPFGGDLFNDSQRREMAASIEGGLDYILRAQIVANGKKTAWGQQHDPVTLQPQQGRAYEHPSIATDESVGIVQWLEEQPNQSAAVREAVAAARAWMDEARVADTRYERRVEPHFFHEPGAETWYRFYQIGTNRPIFSGRDGVIHHDIMNVEQERRYGYAWAGNWPQKLR, from the coding sequence TTGAAAGCGCTTAAACGAATGTCTAAACTTGCTATTTCCGGATTATGTGCTGGCTTTTTCGTTATGCTGGCGTCCACGACTGCCGCCGCAGAAGAAGCAACGGTTTCCAACGAAACGATCATTAAACAAGCCAACCATCTGTTGACTTGGCAAATGGACCATGGCGGCTGGTCGAAAGACATGCCGCAAATGTATACGCGAGACTGGAACGGCAGGGAAGCAAAATCGGTTTGGACTTCAAATGGACAAGAACTTGGAACGATTGACAATGATGCCACCGTCGATGAAATTCGCGTTGTTGCCGAAGCGTACCAACTGACAAAAGACGAACGCTTTAAAGCAAGCGTCCACAACGGCATTGATTTCCTTTATAAACTCCAATATCCGAGCGGCGGCTTTCGCCAAGTGTATCCACAACGGGGCAGCGACCCGTCCAGTTCCGTCTGGTACTCCAATTATGTCACTTTTAACGACCATGCGATGGTCAACGTCCTCCGCTTGCTTGAAGACGCCCGCCAAGGAAAAGCGCCATTTGGAGGCGACTTATTCAACGATTCACAGCGTCGGGAAATGGCCGCTTCAATTGAGGGCGGATTGGATTATATTTTACGAGCCCAAATCGTCGCAAACGGCAAAAAAACCGCCTGGGGCCAACAACATGACCCTGTGACGCTGCAACCGCAGCAAGGACGTGCTTATGAGCATCCTTCGATTGCAACAGATGAATCGGTAGGCATTGTCCAATGGTTGGAAGAACAGCCAAACCAATCAGCTGCTGTCCGGGAAGCGGTCGCTGCGGCACGGGCGTGGATGGATGAAGCACGTGTCGCTGATACACGCTACGAACGCCGCGTCGAGCCCCATTTTTTCCATGAGCCTGGGGCAGAGACATGGTATCGTTTTTATCAAATCGGCACCAACCGCCCGATTTTTTCAGGGCGTGACGGCGTCATCCACCATGACATTATGAACGTTGAACAAGAACGACGTTATGGCTATGCTTGGGCTGGGAATTGGCCGCAAAAGCTTCGTTAA